One genomic segment of Pedobacter endophyticus includes these proteins:
- a CDS encoding BlaI/MecI/CopY family transcriptional regulator: MIKELTKAEEQVMLILWEMGEALVKDIIQNMTDPKPAYNTVSTVIRVLESKGFVDHKAIGNTHIYFPIIKETDYKHFALGKVMNNYFENSYETLVSFLVNEKSMSAKELNDLIKLAEKLKKDQS; this comes from the coding sequence ATGATAAAAGAACTTACAAAAGCCGAAGAACAGGTTATGCTCATCCTTTGGGAAATGGGCGAAGCATTGGTAAAGGATATTATTCAAAATATGACCGATCCTAAACCAGCCTACAATACCGTTTCAACGGTAATTCGCGTGTTGGAATCGAAGGGTTTCGTTGACCATAAAGCGATAGGAAACACGCATATTTACTTCCCTATCATTAAAGAAACTGATTATAAGCATTTTGCACTTGGCAAAGTGATGAACAATTATTTTGAAAACTCGTATGAAACTCTCGTTTCGTTTTTGGTAAACGAAAAAAGCATGAGTGCCAAAGAGCTAAACGACCTTATTAAATTGGCTGAAAAACTTAAAAAAGACCAATCATGA
- a CDS encoding gluzincin family metallopeptidase, whose product MNKLLLLALLCSTFCACKSNLDKKVVLTEYKKVMEEIKSDEKKYTEEDYKTAADEIGKYLFQNIATPSKPLDITYGKILDHAHALNLKNKEEIEKYNTALLAFNKVFAVTATDSKYISLADQESVYNDYSDRYDVHLRLTNNKPQAIGAFKGMLHVNNEKGEELMSFLVEKTYDIPANGEIETIEQGLIMDDDNLMELKTLPFAKLKFEWRPAFVIYKDGTRVEAPETPAALFKN is encoded by the coding sequence ATGAATAAATTATTGCTCTTAGCCTTATTATGTAGCACCTTTTGCGCATGTAAATCCAATCTCGACAAAAAAGTTGTACTCACGGAGTACAAAAAAGTAATGGAAGAGATCAAAAGCGATGAAAAAAAGTACACCGAGGAAGATTATAAAACTGCAGCAGACGAGATCGGAAAGTACCTGTTCCAAAATATTGCAACACCCAGCAAGCCATTGGATATAACCTATGGAAAAATTTTGGACCATGCCCATGCATTAAATTTAAAAAACAAGGAAGAAATTGAAAAATACAATACAGCATTATTGGCCTTTAATAAGGTGTTTGCTGTTACAGCTACTGATAGCAAGTACATCAGCTTGGCCGATCAGGAGTCGGTTTATAACGACTATTCTGATCGGTATGATGTGCACTTGCGATTAACGAACAATAAGCCACAGGCAATTGGCGCCTTCAAGGGAATGTTGCACGTTAACAATGAAAAAGGAGAGGAGTTGATGAGTTTTTTAGTGGAAAAAACGTATGATATTCCGGCCAATGGCGAAATTGAAACGATTGAGCAAGGCTTGATAATGGATGATGATAATTTAATGGAGTTGAAAACCCTGCCGTTTGCAAAGCTAAAATTTGAATGGAGGCCAGCGTTTGTTATATACAAAGACGGCACCCGGGTAGAGGCACCGGAGACACCAGCAGCACTCTTTAAAAACTAG
- a CDS encoding M28 family peptidase, which translates to MKILYIIPLAMMLSCCSSVKNQSVSGSGKLDTQLLKDVETLSSDAYQGRKTGTKGAELARAYIIERFQKLGLKSYPQHVNYAQEFTFNSRSGAKVNGTNIIGYIPGKGSNAIVVSAHYDHLGVVKDQVFNGADDNASGTAGLLKIAAYFAKNKPNNTIIFAAFDAEEMGLQGAKAFVGNPPVPINTIAVNLNMDMISHSEKGELYVCGTFKYPQLKRYVDTTRKDVKVILGHDDPKLGHDDWTNQSDQGAFNAKNIPFLYFGVEDHKDYHKATDEYPTITKQFFSDASNAVLDVVKSIDRQTGLQQLLKDKMIMKN; encoded by the coding sequence ATGAAAATCCTATATATCATTCCCCTAGCCATGATGCTAAGTTGCTGTTCGTCGGTTAAAAACCAAAGCGTAAGCGGTTCTGGCAAATTAGATACACAACTATTAAAAGATGTCGAAACGCTATCTTCTGACGCTTACCAAGGCCGAAAAACAGGAACAAAAGGCGCAGAGCTGGCAAGGGCCTACATTATTGAGCGTTTCCAAAAGCTGGGCCTAAAATCCTATCCGCAACATGTAAATTATGCGCAGGAATTTACTTTCAACTCCAGAAGCGGAGCAAAGGTAAACGGTACAAACATCATCGGCTACATTCCTGGTAAGGGCTCCAACGCAATTGTTGTTTCTGCACACTACGATCATTTGGGTGTGGTGAAAGATCAGGTTTTTAATGGCGCCGACGATAACGCCTCCGGCACAGCGGGCCTATTGAAAATTGCGGCCTATTTTGCAAAAAATAAACCCAACAACACCATTATTTTTGCGGCCTTTGATGCTGAGGAAATGGGTTTGCAGGGCGCTAAGGCATTTGTAGGAAATCCGCCAGTGCCCATTAACACCATTGCCGTGAATTTAAATATGGATATGATTAGCCATAGCGAAAAGGGCGAACTTTATGTTTGTGGCACCTTTAAATATCCGCAGCTAAAAAGATATGTAGACACTACCAGAAAGGATGTGAAGGTTATTTTGGGCCACGACGACCCTAAACTTGGGCACGACGACTGGACGAACCAGAGCGACCAGGGCGCTTTTAACGCCAAGAACATTCCATTTTTATACTTTGGTGTTGAAGATCATAAAGATTACCATAAAGCCACCGACGAATACCCAACCATTACCAAACAGTTCTTCAGCGATGCTTCTAATGCCGTTTTAGATGTTGTTAAAAGCATCGACAGGCAAACGGGTCTTCAGCAGTTGTTGAAGGATAAAATGATAATGAAAAATTAA
- a CDS encoding type II toxin-antitoxin system VapC family toxin yields the protein MASNIYLLDTHCLIWFQENNPRIPKDVMNVILDTDNIIYFNQISLFELSIKQSLGKLSHFDITLEDIFNQALADGFTFLPIKNSSIFNYGNVPLLAQHRDPFDRLLICSASEIDATLISADEKFELYPYFETSLAIT from the coding sequence ATGGCATCTAATATTTATCTTTTAGATACACATTGCTTAATTTGGTTTCAGGAAAACAATCCAAGAATACCGAAAGACGTAATGAATGTTATTTTAGATACAGATAACATTATTTATTTCAATCAAATAAGCCTTTTCGAACTCTCGATAAAACAATCATTAGGAAAGCTAAGTCACTTTGATATTACTCTTGAAGATATATTTAACCAGGCTTTGGCAGACGGATTCACTTTTCTTCCAATAAAAAACTCATCGATATTTAATTACGGCAATGTTCCATTATTAGCGCAACATCGCGATCCGTTCGATCGTTTACTGATTTGTTCTGCAAGTGAAATAGATGCTACCCTAATATCCGCTGACGAAAAATTCGAACTTTATCCATATTTTGAAACTTCTTTGGCAATAACCTAA
- a CDS encoding DUF2281 domain-containing protein, translating into MLATEKGYYEKGQIILKEKAPVESKTEIIVTFLTDEKSQVSKRIPGAFEGKISLPDDFNEPLDDLKDYM; encoded by the coding sequence ATGTTAGCCACAGAAAAAGGATATTACGAAAAAGGACAGATTATTTTAAAAGAGAAAGCGCCTGTGGAATCGAAAACTGAAATTATCGTAACCTTTTTAACGGATGAAAAGTCGCAAGTATCGAAGCGAATTCCCGGAGCGTTCGAAGGAAAAATATCCCTGCCTGACGATTTTAACGAACCTTTAGACGACTTAAAGGATTATATGTAA
- the sucC gene encoding ADP-forming succinate--CoA ligase subunit beta, whose amino-acid sequence MNIHEYQGKQILKSFGVNVQEGIVADTPEQAVEAAKQLKTDYNSDWVVIKAQIHAGGRGKGGGVKLAKNLDEVKQRATDIIGMQLVTPQTGPEGKKVNKVLVAQDVYYPGASETKEFYISVLLDRAKGRNIIMYSTEGGMDIEEVAEHTPHLIFKEEIDPKVGLQGFQARKIAFNLGVSGGAFKEMVKFVTALYKAYEATDSSMFEINPVLKTSDDKVIAVDAKVNLDENGLFRHPDYAAMRDVTEEDPMEVEASASNLNFVNLDGNVGCMVNGAGLAMATMDIIKLAGGEPANFLDVGGTANAQTVKAAFNIILKDPNVKAILINIFGGIVRCDRVAQGVIDAYKEIGNIPVPIICRLQGTNAEEAKKLIDESGLKVYSAIALKEAADLVTKVLAS is encoded by the coding sequence ATGAATATTCACGAATACCAGGGTAAACAAATATTAAAGAGTTTCGGTGTTAACGTTCAAGAAGGAATTGTTGCCGATACGCCAGAGCAAGCTGTTGAGGCTGCAAAGCAATTGAAAACTGATTATAACTCTGATTGGGTTGTAATTAAGGCGCAAATCCACGCTGGTGGTCGCGGTAAGGGCGGTGGCGTTAAGCTTGCCAAAAACCTCGATGAAGTAAAGCAACGCGCTACCGATATTATCGGCATGCAGTTGGTTACTCCGCAAACCGGACCAGAAGGTAAAAAAGTGAACAAGGTTTTAGTTGCTCAGGATGTTTATTATCCAGGTGCTTCTGAAACCAAAGAATTCTACATTTCAGTATTGCTGGATCGTGCAAAAGGCCGCAATATCATCATGTACAGTACCGAAGGCGGTATGGATATTGAAGAAGTTGCTGAGCATACACCACATTTGATTTTCAAAGAAGAAATTGACCCTAAAGTTGGTTTACAAGGTTTCCAGGCCCGCAAAATTGCGTTTAACTTAGGTGTTAGCGGTGGTGCTTTTAAAGAAATGGTAAAATTTGTTACTGCTTTATATAAGGCCTACGAGGCAACCGATTCATCGATGTTCGAAATCAACCCCGTGTTGAAAACCTCTGATGATAAAGTAATTGCAGTTGATGCGAAGGTTAATTTGGATGAAAACGGTTTGTTCCGTCACCCGGATTATGCAGCAATGCGTGATGTTACCGAAGAAGATCCGATGGAAGTTGAAGCCAGCGCTTCTAACTTAAACTTCGTCAATCTTGATGGTAACGTAGGTTGTATGGTTAACGGTGCTGGTTTGGCGATGGCAACCATGGATATTATTAAACTGGCTGGTGGTGAGCCTGCTAACTTCCTGGATGTTGGTGGAACTGCAAACGCACAAACCGTAAAGGCTGCATTCAATATTATTTTGAAAGACCCTAACGTTAAGGCCATCTTAATCAACATTTTCGGCGGTATTGTTCGTTGCGACCGTGTTGCACAAGGTGTTATCGATGCTTATAAAGAAATTGGAAACATTCCAGTGCCAATTATCTGCCGTTTACAAGGTACAAATGCCGAAGAAGCGAAGAAATTGATAGACGAATCGGGACTTAAGGTTTACTCGGCAATTGCTTTAAAAGAAGCAGCCGATTTAGTAACAAAAGTTTTGGCTTCTTAA
- a CDS encoding DUF4153 domain-containing protein, which produces MKNKSNFLLASTLIGGVLFNAIFWEERLALNLFIYSLFIIAVMLLNKSISKSAKFGLYAGAHLFAAVLVVVNNSDLSLAAYYISLLAFIGFSHFQQIRTVFLAIVSAVFQLITAPVGLLQNMGNAQLGTFNLKPMLRFFRYIILPIFIIIVFTSIYCAANEVFAEAVNSILNKIGNFFYDIVHFFFKDININRVLFFCFGLLVTAGLLIKFISNFIERLELLFKEQLLRLKKTEHTNGIWVEFMRIFTGNLPKRKLGLKTEYIIALISFASLNLLLLSLNLVDITTLWFSYEPSGSLSANVHHGANALIASIILAMVVIIFFFRGNLNFYSKSKPLRVLAYTWMAQNFILIISVFIRDGYYIEFYGLTHKRIGVVVFAILCTIGLATVYIKVARQKTLFYLLKVNGNVWFVLLLAFATINWDVVIVRYNLAHTASISLDPDYLLSLSEKTLPILDQNRAILLAGPSVAPREEVAVQSTNKQMLYQIDTRIRFFKERCAQQSWLSWNLQDWHAAKYFEVDGNEAK; this is translated from the coding sequence ATGAAAAATAAATCTAATTTTTTATTGGCCTCTACCCTCATTGGCGGCGTACTGTTTAACGCTATTTTCTGGGAAGAGAGACTCGCCCTAAACCTGTTCATTTATAGCCTGTTTATTATTGCCGTTATGCTGTTAAACAAAAGCATCAGCAAAAGCGCCAAGTTTGGGTTATATGCCGGGGCCCACTTGTTTGCAGCCGTTTTGGTTGTAGTTAACAATTCAGATCTTAGCCTTGCAGCCTATTATATTAGTTTACTTGCGTTTATAGGTTTTAGTCATTTCCAACAAATAAGAACGGTGTTTTTGGCTATTGTAAGCGCAGTTTTCCAGTTGATAACGGCTCCCGTGGGTCTGCTGCAAAATATGGGTAATGCCCAGCTTGGCACCTTTAACCTTAAACCAATGCTCAGGTTTTTTCGGTATATTATTCTACCCATTTTTATCATAATTGTTTTTACCTCCATATACTGTGCCGCAAACGAGGTATTTGCAGAAGCTGTAAACAGTATCTTAAACAAGATCGGGAATTTCTTTTACGATATTGTTCATTTCTTTTTTAAGGATATTAACATAAATCGAGTGCTATTCTTTTGCTTCGGGCTATTGGTTACCGCGGGTTTGTTGATTAAATTCATTAGCAATTTTATTGAACGATTGGAACTCTTGTTTAAGGAGCAACTTTTAAGACTAAAAAAAACTGAACATACGAATGGGATTTGGGTAGAATTTATGAGAATTTTTACCGGCAATTTGCCTAAACGGAAGCTCGGCCTTAAAACCGAATATATTATCGCACTAATTTCCTTCGCTTCCTTGAATCTGTTGCTATTATCATTAAATCTTGTCGATATCACCACGCTTTGGTTCAGCTACGAGCCCTCGGGCAGCCTATCTGCAAATGTGCACCATGGAGCCAACGCGTTAATTGCAAGTATTATTCTCGCCATGGTTGTGATCATTTTCTTTTTTCGCGGAAACCTGAACTTCTACAGCAAGAGCAAGCCATTAAGAGTTTTAGCCTACACCTGGATGGCCCAGAATTTTATATTGATTATTTCTGTGTTCATTCGTGATGGTTACTACATCGAGTTTTATGGCCTTACGCACAAAAGAATCGGTGTTGTTGTATTTGCAATTTTGTGTACTATCGGTTTGGCAACTGTTTACATTAAGGTCGCCAGACAAAAAACACTGTTCTATCTGCTAAAAGTAAATGGCAACGTTTGGTTTGTGCTTTTATTGGCCTTCGCCACCATAAATTGGGACGTTGTTATTGTGAGGTACAATTTAGCGCATACGGCATCGATAAGTCTCGATCCGGATTATTTGTTATCGCTTTCGGAAAAAACGCTGCCTATTCTAGATCAAAACAGAGCGATACTGTTGGCCGGTCCTTCTGTCGCTCCTCGCGAAGAAGTAGCTGTACAATCCACAAACAAGCAAATGTTGTATCAGATCGACACCCGGATACGCTTTTTTAAAGAACGTTGCGCACAACAAAGTTGGCTCTCGTGGAATTTGCAGGATTGGCATGCCGCTAAATATTTTGAAGTTGACGGAAATGAAGCGAAGTGA
- a CDS encoding winged helix-turn-helix domain-containing protein: MKNPIADLNKIFDSRIRLGVMSVLVVNDEIGFNDLKQMLELTDGNLASHLTTLEQAEFIKVHKGFVGRKTSTTYTITPLGKQAFKAHLDALEKMIRKL; the protein is encoded by the coding sequence ATGAAGAACCCCATAGCAGATTTAAATAAGATTTTTGATAGCAGAATCAGGCTGGGCGTAATGTCTGTTCTGGTTGTGAACGATGAGATCGGCTTTAACGACCTAAAACAAATGCTCGAATTAACGGATGGAAACCTCGCCTCGCACCTCACTACCTTGGAGCAGGCCGAATTTATCAAAGTACATAAAGGTTTTGTGGGGCGAAAAACGAGTACTACCTACACCATTACTCCGTTAGGAAAACAAGCATTCAAGGCGCATTTAGATGCCCTCGAAAAAATGATCAGAAAACTATAA
- a CDS encoding ABC transporter ATP-binding protein — protein MLKATGIRKSYGNLEILKGVDFEVQKGEIVSIIGPSGAGKSTLLHILGTLDKPDSGTVALKGTVINKLNGNVLSAFRNQNVGFVFQFHHLLPEFSAIENICIPAFIAKTGKKQAETRALELLDLFGLKDRAQHKPNQLSGGEQQRIAIARALINSPSIILADEPSGNLDSENAAALHKLFVSLRDNFHQTFVIVTHNEHLAKTGDRVVTMKDGLII, from the coding sequence ATGCTAAAAGCCACTGGAATAAGAAAATCGTACGGAAATCTGGAAATTTTAAAGGGGGTAGACTTTGAGGTACAAAAAGGGGAAATTGTAAGCATCATTGGCCCTTCCGGCGCTGGTAAAAGTACACTTTTGCATATTTTAGGTACGTTAGATAAGCCCGATAGCGGCACTGTGGCGCTTAAAGGGACAGTTATTAATAAGCTAAACGGGAATGTGCTAAGTGCTTTTCGCAACCAAAACGTAGGTTTCGTTTTCCAGTTTCACCATTTATTGCCTGAATTTAGCGCAATCGAGAATATTTGTATTCCTGCCTTTATTGCAAAAACGGGTAAGAAGCAGGCTGAAACGCGGGCTTTGGAGTTACTCGATTTATTTGGGTTAAAAGACAGGGCACAACATAAACCCAATCAATTATCGGGAGGAGAGCAGCAACGAATTGCAATCGCCAGGGCCTTGATTAACAGTCCGTCGATTATTCTTGCCGATGAGCCATCGGGAAATCTCGATTCTGAAAATGCTGCGGCTTTGCACAAGCTTTTCGTAAGCTTACGCGATAATTTCCACCAAACTTTTGTAATCGTTACCCACAATGAGCACCTGGCCAAAACAGGAGATAGGGTAGTGACTATGAAGGACGGATTAATAATATAG
- a CDS encoding ATP-grasp domain-containing protein — MKILITGANNAKAMKLLKAFPNHFLLLADYGEVPEMATANYAIKSLGELNKESIAHVLLNFCITEAIDSIIPLHQFEIEPLAKSSVLFNEYGIQVLTPPADKLVDYLPPDANFYKNFAIFIAGECIFASGKEIFVKQSEEVNGVFGYETAGDDLKLFTI; from the coding sequence GTGAAAATTCTCATTACAGGAGCAAACAATGCAAAGGCTATGAAGCTATTAAAGGCGTTTCCAAACCATTTTCTTTTGCTAGCCGATTATGGAGAGGTACCAGAAATGGCCACCGCAAATTACGCCATCAAATCGCTTGGCGAGCTTAATAAGGAGAGTATTGCCCATGTTTTGTTAAACTTCTGCATTACCGAAGCCATCGATAGCATCATTCCACTTCACCAGTTTGAAATCGAGCCTTTGGCCAAATCGTCGGTTCTGTTCAACGAATATGGCATTCAGGTTTTAACACCGCCAGCCGATAAGCTAGTTGACTATCTTCCGCCGGACGCTAACTTTTATAAAAACTTTGCAATATTTATCGCCGGAGAATGCATTTTTGCCAGTGGAAAAGAAATTTTTGTGAAACAAAGTGAAGAAGTTAATGGGGTATTTGGCTACGAAACAGCTGGCGATGACTTAAAACTATTTACGATATAA
- a CDS encoding HAD hydrolase-like protein, with amino-acid sequence MDAYQKVKDKKLVIFELDNVLFPEKDYLLQVYYLFAQFIEYTEQKLATPILEFMRNEFEVNGREEIFEKMATAFDIDRKYKRNFDLLHLNARLPLKLLLYKNMLEFLQQLVIDRTKICIVTAGNPEQQLNKIKQTEWNGLESYLTVYFSAELNQTKSEIFKNILIQNNLSNDEALVVGVNNLDEHQAGLINLPYIESLDIYR; translated from the coding sequence ATGGATGCTTATCAAAAAGTAAAGGATAAAAAGCTCGTAATTTTCGAACTGGATAATGTTTTATTCCCCGAAAAAGATTATTTGTTGCAGGTTTATTACTTATTTGCCCAGTTTATAGAATATACAGAGCAAAAACTGGCGACACCGATTCTCGAGTTTATGCGCAATGAGTTTGAAGTTAATGGGCGTGAGGAGATTTTCGAAAAAATGGCTACGGCATTCGATATAGACCGAAAGTATAAGCGCAATTTCGATTTACTGCACCTCAATGCACGGTTGCCGTTAAAACTTTTGCTGTACAAAAATATGCTCGAGTTTTTGCAGCAGCTGGTGATCGATCGAACAAAGATTTGCATTGTAACAGCTGGAAATCCCGAGCAACAACTTAACAAAATAAAGCAAACCGAATGGAACGGATTAGAGAGCTACCTCACCGTTTATTTCTCGGCAGAACTGAATCAAACAAAATCAGAAATTTTTAAGAACATCCTAATCCAGAACAATTTATCAAATGACGAAGCGCTGGTTGTAGGCGTAAATAATTTAGATGAACATCAGGCTGGTTTAATTAATTTGCCGTATATTGAGTCATTAGATATTTACAGATAA
- a CDS encoding S41 family peptidase: MLRKIFAHNAFFCVLVGVVGLASSCKKSDSNGKGTRAELTKDSIYLYAQQTYFWNAGMPSYSSFNPRKYSSNEAVLNAIKALPSTGGKDKYSFIDDGTVATELGGVGGDYGFSVNYDGSNLLRVKYVYSASPAAAVGLKRGYQVTKVNGKTTIRSSQSDIDNLNNGIFGDNPSISLTVVKPDGSSEDVTIQRKTYNINPILSSKTFNVGAKKVGYVAFNTFTTNAVALLDPLFNQFATDGISELIVDLRYNGGGSVATAEALTNLIAPSAENGKVMYTTYWTKTMRDGAATILQNQKFYAEGNDKVVRLYSYYDYSYKPTIDAGNQEVFAKRGTLNGLIRVYFLVLGGTASASELLINNLKPVMDVKLIGKQTYGKPVGFFSLRIDKNDLYIPQFETKNQVDEGGYFNGLAVNKNIADDLTKDFGDPSEKLLAEALNYSATGNFTSYLKDNSLSSTTGSSRQSIDNANEKLDHEFKGMVETRKLKLNN, encoded by the coding sequence ATGTTAAGAAAAATTTTTGCACACAATGCCTTTTTTTGCGTGTTGGTTGGTGTAGTTGGCCTTGCTTCCTCTTGTAAAAAATCAGATTCGAACGGAAAAGGCACCCGGGCTGAGTTAACCAAAGATTCGATTTATTTATATGCGCAGCAAACTTATTTTTGGAATGCAGGCATGCCCAGTTATTCGAGCTTTAACCCCAGAAAATATAGCTCAAATGAAGCCGTATTAAACGCCATTAAGGCCTTGCCGAGTACCGGAGGGAAAGATAAATATTCGTTTATTGATGACGGCACCGTTGCCACAGAGTTGGGCGGGGTAGGGGGCGATTACGGCTTTTCTGTAAATTACGATGGTTCGAACCTGCTAAGGGTAAAATATGTGTATTCAGCTTCGCCAGCCGCAGCTGTCGGCCTTAAAAGAGGCTATCAGGTTACCAAGGTAAATGGCAAAACAACAATAAGATCAAGCCAAAGCGATATTGATAATTTAAACAATGGGATTTTTGGCGACAACCCAAGTATATCATTAACAGTGGTAAAGCCCGATGGAAGTTCAGAAGATGTAACTATTCAGAGAAAAACCTATAACATTAATCCGATTTTATCATCGAAAACCTTTAACGTCGGCGCAAAAAAGGTTGGATACGTGGCCTTCAATACATTCACTACAAATGCTGTTGCGTTATTAGACCCATTGTTTAATCAATTTGCCACTGATGGAATTAGTGAGCTGATTGTAGATTTGCGGTATAATGGCGGCGGCTCGGTAGCTACTGCTGAAGCCCTGACAAATTTAATTGCGCCAAGCGCAGAAAACGGAAAGGTAATGTACACCACCTATTGGACAAAAACGATGCGAGATGGCGCAGCGACGATTTTGCAAAACCAAAAATTTTATGCTGAAGGAAATGATAAAGTGGTTCGGCTGTACTCTTATTATGATTATTCTTACAAACCAACAATAGATGCAGGTAATCAGGAGGTTTTTGCCAAAAGAGGCACACTTAACGGCCTAATCAGGGTGTACTTTTTAGTGTTAGGCGGCACTGCCTCAGCCAGCGAATTGCTTATTAATAACTTGAAACCAGTAATGGATGTAAAGCTGATCGGCAAACAAACCTACGGTAAGCCAGTTGGGTTTTTCTCGCTTCGAATTGATAAAAACGATCTGTATATTCCCCAGTTCGAAACCAAAAACCAGGTAGACGAAGGCGGTTACTTTAACGGGTTGGCAGTAAATAAAAATATTGCCGACGATTTGACAAAGGATTTCGGCGATCCATCAGAAAAATTATTGGCAGAGGCTCTGAATTATTCTGCAACGGGCAATTTTACCTCTTACTTAAAAGATAATAGCCTCAGCAGTACCACGGGATCATCAAGGCAGTCGATTGATAACGCTAACGAAAAGCTCGATCACGAATTTAAGGGAATGGTAGAAACCAGAAAACTGAAACTCAATAACTAA
- the dprA gene encoding DNA-processing protein DprA — MSTLHNIALTFIKSIGPVNAKNLLAYCGSAEAVFSANRTQLLQIPGIGQKTVEAILTTNALKRAEEELKFVERHGIEVLFFTDENYPKRLKNCFDSPILLYFKGEANLNHPRIISIVGTRNATEYGKQLCKSLCETLSPYDLLIVSGLAYGIDVTAHKECIANQIATVGVLGHGLDRLYPQVHKSVSQKMVLNGGLLSEFPTLTNPDRQNFPQRNRIIAGIADATIVVEASIKGGALITAEIANSYNKDVYAFPGRTNDVFSEGCNFLIKTNRAGLINNANDLIYYLGWDDKVKEKKQTQTALQLSLTPNEQKVVEALQTGQLSIDELCIALNIQQSKLAIVILTLEMQGIIVSLPGKVYKLA, encoded by the coding sequence ATGAGTACGCTCCACAACATTGCTTTAACCTTTATTAAATCAATCGGCCCCGTTAACGCCAAAAACCTGCTTGCCTATTGTGGAAGTGCTGAAGCCGTTTTTTCGGCCAACAGAACGCAGTTACTGCAGATTCCGGGCATTGGCCAGAAAACCGTTGAAGCCATTTTAACTACCAATGCGCTTAAAAGAGCCGAAGAAGAGCTTAAATTTGTTGAGCGACATGGCATTGAGGTGCTTTTTTTTACTGACGAAAATTATCCCAAAAGGCTGAAAAATTGCTTTGATTCGCCCATTTTACTCTACTTTAAAGGGGAAGCGAACTTAAATCACCCACGCATTATTAGCATTGTGGGCACCCGGAATGCCACCGAATATGGTAAGCAACTTTGCAAAAGCTTATGCGAAACACTTTCGCCCTACGATTTGTTGATTGTGAGCGGCCTCGCCTATGGAATAGATGTAACGGCTCATAAAGAGTGTATTGCAAATCAAATTGCTACAGTTGGCGTACTTGGGCACGGCTTAGATAGGTTGTATCCGCAGGTACATAAAAGCGTATCGCAAAAAATGGTGCTAAATGGCGGCCTGCTTTCTGAATTTCCAACGCTGACCAATCCGGATAGGCAGAACTTTCCACAGCGGAACAGGATTATTGCAGGCATTGCCGACGCCACGATTGTAGTTGAAGCATCGATAAAAGGTGGTGCACTAATCACAGCCGAAATAGCAAATTCTTACAATAAAGACGTTTACGCTTTTCCCGGCCGAACGAATGATGTTTTTTCGGAGGGCTGCAATTTTCTCATCAAAACCAACCGGGCGGGGTTAATCAACAACGCCAACGATTTAATTTATTATCTGGGCTGGGACGATAAGGTTAAAGAGAAAAAGCAAACTCAAACAGCTTTGCAACTCAGCCTCACCCCAAACGAACAGAAAGTTGTTGAGGCACTGCAAACTGGCCAGCTTTCTATCGACGAGCTTTGCATTGCACTCAATATTCAACAAAGCAAACTGGCCATTGTTATCCTCACGTTAGAAATGCAGGGAATTATCGTTTCATTGCCTGGTAAAGTATATAAGTTGGCTTGA